One Papaver somniferum cultivar HN1 chromosome 10, ASM357369v1, whole genome shotgun sequence genomic window carries:
- the LOC113315762 gene encoding triosephosphate isomerase, cytosolic-like produces MNFVSVLADYNAFVCVSADSSSGGAFGVSVFEAAVKHGNKFAYLQSWSTNEAVVILVVEVQVLEEDEKVVVVANSGSCVYVESIEMLSSLNIPWVILNLFERSALLNESNEFFRKKVAYALSQGFKVIAGVSETLE; encoded by the exons ATGAATTTTGTATCTGTACTAGCAGATTACAATGCGTTTGTATGTGTGTCAGCAGATTCTAGTAGTGGCGGTGCTTTTGGA gtgtctgtgtttgAGGCAGCTGTGAAGCATGGGAACAAG TTTGCTTATCTTCAGTCTTGGTCTACAAACGAAGCTGTGGTGATTTTGGTGGTGGAGGTAcaggttttggaggaggatgagAAGGTAGTGGTGGTGGCCAACAGCGGTTCATGTGTGTATGTTGAAAG TATTGAGATGCTTTCCAGTTTAAACATCCCCTGGGTTATTCTCAACCTCTTTGAAAGAAGTGCTTTGCTAAATGAATCAAATGag TTCTTTAGAAAGAAAGTTGCATATGCACTTTCTCAAGGATTTAAGGTGATTGCTGGTGTCAGTGAGACTCTTGAATAA